The window CCGCTGTCGAGGTTGATCTTCACGGCGGCATTGGGCTTCAGACCGCCCTCGGCTGCTGCGTCGACGTACCGGGGGACCATGCCCACACCGTGCGAGTCATGGCCGCTGAGATTGGCGAGCACCAGGTTGGCAGCGACCTGCTCGGCTTCTGCGGGAGTGCTGCCGGTGCCGGCGATGATGGACGCGACCTGGGCGCGGAGCGTGGAGGCCTGGACAGTTTGAGGCATTGAAAATGTTCCTGGGGATTGGGTAATGGGTATTGAGTATTGGGCCGAGTGCCCCCAGTCCCGCCCTCCGCCGGAAGGGGAGGGTGCAAGACAAAATTACATCACCGCCCCGACCTGCCACGGCACGAACTCGTTCTGCCCGTAGCCGTGCTTCTCGCTCTTGCTCGGCGCGCCCGAGGCCGTCGCCAGCACCAGCTCGAAGATGCGCTGGCCCATCTCCTGGATCGACACGCTGCCCTCGACGATCTCGCCGCAGTTGATGTCCATGTCCTCCTCCTGCCGCTGCCACAGCGCGGAGTTGGTGGCGAGCTTGAGCGAAGGGGAGGGCGCGCAGCCGTAGGCCGAGCCGCGGCCCGTGGTAAAGCAGATCATGTTGGCGCCGCCCGCCACCTGGCCGGTCGCGCTCACCGGGTCGTAGCCCGGCGTGTCCATGTAGACGAAGCCATGCGCGCGCACCGGCTCGGCGTATTCGTAGACCGCCTCGAGGTTGCTCGTGCCGCCCTTCGCCACCGCGCCCAGGCTCTTCTCCAGGATGGTGGTGAGCCCGCCGGCCTTGTTGCCGGGGGATGGATTGTTGTTCATCTCGCCTTCGTTGATGGCGGTGTAGTGCTCCCACCAGCGGATGCGCTCGACCAGCTTCTCGCCCACTTCGCGCCGGACCGCACGGCGCGTGAGCAGGTGCTCGGCGCCGTAGATCTCCGGCGTTTCCGAGAGGATGGCAGTGCCGCCGTGCGCCACCAGCAAGTCCACTGCCGCGCCGAGCGCCGGGTTGGCGCTGATGCCGGAATAGCCGTCCGAGCCGCCGCACTGCAGGCCGATGACGATGTGCTCGGCGCTGCAGGGCTCGCGCTTCACCGCATTGGCCCGCGGCAGCATCTCGTTGATCAGCGCCACGCCCTTGTCCACCGTCTTGCGCGTGCCGCCCGTGTCCTGGATGTTGAAGACGCGCAGGTTCTCGCCCTCTTGCAAATTGCCGGTGGCCAGCCAGGCGTTGATCTGGTTCGCCTCGCAGCCCAGGCCCACCACCAGCACGGCCGCGAAGTTGGCGTGCGTTGCATAGCCGGTCAGCGTGCGTTCGAGCAATTGCATGCCCATGCCGCCGGTGTCCATGCCGCAGCCCGTGCCGTGCGTGAGCGCGACGACCCCATCGACGTTGGGGTACGGCGCGAGCGCCGAGGGATTGGTCTGGCGCGAGAAGTGCTCGGCAATGGCGCGTGCTGCCGTGGCCGAGCAGTTGACGCTGGTCAGCACGCCGATGTAGTTGCGCGTGGCCACGCGCCCGTCCGCGCGCCGGATGCCGAGGAAGCTCGCCTCGTGCCGCGCTGGCGCGGGCTTGACGTCGGCACCGAAGGCGTAGTCGCGCTCGAAGTGGCCCTTGTCGGGGCCCATGTCGAGGTTGTGCGTGTGCACGTGCTCGCCGGGCGCAATCGGACGGCTCGCGAAGCCGATGATCTGGTTGTAACGGCGCACCGGCTCGCCTTGGGCGATGGCGCGCACGGCAACCTTGTGGCCGGGTGGAATCAGGCCGCGGGCGGTCACGCCTTCGATGGCTGTGCCGCCGACCAGTTGGCCGCGGGCGATCACGACGTCGTCCGCCGGGTGGAGTCGGATAAAGAGATTCATCGCGGTGTCCTGCGTCTGGAATTCAGAAGAACATTTTCGGCAGCCACAGTACCAACTTGGGCATGTAGGTGATGATGGCCAGGCTCAGCAGCAGCGGCACCAGCCACGGCAGGATCGCCATGGTGGTGCGCTCGAAGCTCAAGCCCGCCACCCGCGCCAGCACGAAGAGCACCATGCCCATCGGCGGGTGCAGCAGCCCGATCATCAGGTTGAGCACCATCACCAGGCCAAAGTGGATCGGGTCCACGCCCAGTTGGGTCGCGATGGGCAGCAGGATGGGGACCAGGATCGTGATGGCCGCGGTCGGCTCCAGGAAGCAGCCGACGAACAGCATCAGCAGGTTGGCCAGCAGCAGGAACACCCAGGCCTCCTTGGTGAAGCCCAGCACCCAGTTGGCGATGTCGGTGGTGATGCCGGTGGCCGTCAGCATCCAGCCGAAGATGGAAGCGGCGGCGACGATGAAGAGCACGGTGGAGGTGGTCTCGATCGTGTCGAGGCACACCTTGACGAACATCTTCCACGACAGCGTGCGGTACCACCCGAAGCCGAGGATCATGGCCCACACGCAGGCGGCGATCGCGCCCTCGGTGGGCGTGAAAAGGCCCGTGCTCATGCCGCCGATCAGCAGCACCGGCGTCATGATGGGCAGCAGCGCCTCGAAGGCGAAGATCCGGTCGAGCACGAAGAGCATGGCCAGGCCGGCGAAGACCGTGATCTGCGCCGGCGCGCCCAGCTTCGTCACGGCGACCCACAGCAGCACCGGCCAGCCGATCACCACCGCCAGCTCGCACAGCGCCTTGAAGAGGCGCGTGCTCGAGAACTTGACGTCGCCGCCCCAGTTGTTGCGGTGCGCGTACCACCCGACGGTGAACATCATCAGCAGCGCCAACAAGGCACCGGGCAGGATGCCCGCCAGGAACAGCGCGCCGACCGAGACGTTGGCCATCATCCCGTAGATCACGAAGGGCAGGCTCGGCGGGATGATCGGCCCCAGCGTGGCCGAGGCCGCGGTGACGCCGACCGCGAATTCCGTTGCGTAGCCGTGCTCCTTCATGGCCTTGATCTCGATGGTCCCGAGTCCGGCGGCATCGGCAATGGCGGTGCCGCTCATGCCGGCAAAGATCACCGAGCCCAGCACGTTCACATGCCCCAGGCCGCCCTTGAGCCAGCCCACCAGCGCGAGCGCGAAGTTGTAGATGCGGGTGGTGATGCCGGCGTTGTTCATCAGGTTGCCGGCCAGGATGAAGAAGGGCACGGCCAGCAGTGGAAAGCTGTCGATGCCGCTGACCATGCGGTGGATGACGACGAAGGGCGGGAGGCTCCCCGACAGCAGGATGTAGACCAGCGAGGCGCCGGCCATGGCAATGGCAACGGGGACGCCCCCGGCCATGAAGAGCAGGAAGAAGATCTTGAGCATTTGTGGTGGGTGAAGGACGGTGCGGACGCGCGCTCACGAATCGGCCAGCGTCGACTCGGGGCGTTCGAGCACGCTGTAGCCACGACGCCAATGCGCCCGCGCCACCTGCAGCGAGCGCCAGGCCATGGCCGCGAAGCCGAGCAGGCACAGGCCGTACACCAGGTTCATCGGCAGGTCGACGATGGTCATGCGGGTCTGGTTGCCGATCTTCAGCATCATCTGCATGGTCATCACGACCGCCGCCACGAAGAAGGCCACGCGCAGCACGTCGACCCCGCGTGACAGCCAGCGGCCGATCGCACCGGGCAGGTAGCGGTAGAAGAAGTCGACCTGGATCTGGTTGTTCTTCGAGACGCCGATGGCCGCGCCGATGAACACGACGCCGATGAGCATGTAGCGCGCCACCTCCTCGGTCCACGCGGCGGAATCGTTCATCACGTAGCGGGTGATGAACTGGTAGAAGACGGTGAGCCCGAGCAGCCAGAAGATGGCCAGGGCGGCCCAGCCCTCGGCAATGGTGCCCGAGAGGTCGACCACCTCGTCCTCCGCATGGAAGTGGCCTTCGTCGTCGATGATTTTTTGTTCGGTCATGCTCTTGTCCCCTCTCCCGACGGGAGAGGGAGTGAAGTCACTTGATCGCCGTGATCCGGTCGTAGTCCTGCTGCCGGTACCCGTGGTCCGTCGGCTTGGTGTTCTTCAGCACGGCCTCGCGGAACGCGTTCTTGTCGACGGTGATCACGTTGTTCCCCTTCTTCTTGAACTCCTCCACGAGGCGCGTTTCCGAAGCGATGATTTCGCGCCCGGTCTTCTCCGCGGCCTCCTGCATCACCTCGGTGAAGATCTTCTTTTCATCCGCGGAGAGCTTGCCCCACAGCTGCCCCGACACGATGGTCAGCAGCGAATCGACGATGTGCCCGGTCAGCGAGATGTTCTTCTGCACCTCGAAGAACTTCTTCGCCTCGATGGTCGGCAGCGGGTTCTCTTGCGCATCGACCGTGCCGTTCTGCAGCGCGAGGTACACCTCCGCGAAGGCGATCGGTGTCGGGTTGGCGCCCAACGCCTTCGGGAAGGCCAGGTACGCCGGCGCATCCGGCACGCGGATCTTCAGGCCCTTCATGTCCTCGGGTTTCGCCACCGGCCTGGCGGCGCTGGAGGTGACGTGCCGCGCGCCGTAGTAGGTCAGCGCCGTGATGTGGTTGCCGCTCTTGTCGTCGTAGCCCTTGGCCAGCTCCTGGAAGACATCGCTCTTGGCGTACTTCAACTGGTGTTCGGCGTCCCGGAAGATGAATGGAAAGTACGAGACCGCCAGCGGCTGGTACGTGCGTCCCGCGAAGCTCGCACCCGAAAGGATGATGTCCACGGTGCCCAGCGTCAGGCCCTGGTTGATGTCGGCCTCCTTGCCCAGGCTGGACGCCGGGAACACCTGCACTTCGTACTTGCCGTTGGTGCGCTTCTTGATCTCGTCCCCAGCCCAGACCGAGTACTTGTGAAAGGGCTCCGAGGTCTCGTAGACGTGGGCCCACTTGAGCTTGGTCTGCGCCTGGACCACCCCGAACGCACCTGCGGCGAGAAGGCAGGCAGCGATCGTCTTGAGTGCGACACGTTTGGCAAGGGTCATTTTCTTGTCTCCATCTGTGGTTGAAAGAAGAGGTTGGCACGGCGCCAGCTGGCGCTGAAGCGCTGGTGCGACTTGTCCATGTGGGCGTGCATCGCACGGCGCGCGCCTTCGGCGTCCCGCTCGGCGATGGCATCGCGGATCGCCTCGTGCTCTGCGATGGCCGAGCGCCAGGACTTGACACTCTCGAAGTAGCCCCCCAGGCGCGTGAAGATCGGCCCGCGGCGCGAATCCCAGAAGCCCTGGACCGTCTCCGACAGCACCACGTTGCCGCAGCATTCGACGATCGCCAGGTGGAAGGCGCGGTCGCCCTCCAGCGGCATCACGTTGCGGTCGGCCAACCCGCGCATGAGCTCGATGGCGCGGGTCATCGCATCGATGTCCTTGCGCCTGGCCGTGGTCGCCGCAATGGCCGCGGTTTCGCCCTCGACCACGCGGCGTGCGCGAATCAGTTCGAGCGGGCCCCATTCGGTGCTGGTCTCCGGCGGGGGCGCGGGCTGCGGGCGGTCGAGCACGTAGACGCCGGAGCCGGTGCGCACCTCGACCCAGCCCTCGACCTCCAGCGCGATGAGCGCCTCGCGCACCGAGGGCCGGCTCACGCCCAACTGCTTGGCCAGGTCGCGCTCGGCCGGCAGGCGCGCACCCGCGGCGAACTCGCCCTTCGCGATCAGCGCACTGAGCTGGTCGGCGATCTGGCGGTAGAGGCGTCTGGGCTCGAGGGTCTGCAGCGGCACTTAGGGGTTGTCCTGGATTGGCCAGGTGGTCAGGCCAATTCAGAATACGAGGCGCTGCGCGATGCAGCCATCGGGCCAAACCCTGAACGCGCGCATCGTCGATCATTCCACTGCGACAAGGACATCCCATGAGACTCAAGGGCAAGACCGCGCTGGTCACCGCGGCCGGGCAGGGTATCGGCCACGCGAGCGCACTCGCATTGGCTGCCGAGGGCGCGCAGGTCTGGGCGACCGACATCAACGAGGCCCTGCTGGCGCGCTTCGCGGGTGTCGCCAACGTCACCGCGGCGAAGCTCGACGTGCTCGACAAAACCGCCATCGACGCTTTCACGAAGACGCTGCCGGCGTTCGACATCCTCTTCAACTGCGCCGGCGTGGTCCACAACGGCGCCGCGCTGCAGGCCACCGACGAGGACCTGGACTTTGCCTTCCGCCTCAACGTGCGGGCCCAGCTGTGGACCATCCAGGCGGTGCTGCCGGGCATGCTGGCCGCGGGGCGCGGCAGCATCATCAACATGGCGAGCGTGTGCTCCAGCATCAAGGGCCTGCCCAACCGCTGCGTCTATGGCACCACCAAGGCCGCAGTGCTCGGGCTCACCAAGAGCGTCGCGGCCGACTACGTGGGCCAGGGCATCCGCTGCAATGCCGTGTGCCCGGGTACGGTAGACACACCCTCGCTGGCCGACCGCATCAACGCCAATGCCGATCCGGTGGAGGCGCGCAAGGCCTTCATCGCGCGCCAGCCCATGGGCCGGCTCGCGCAGGCCGAGGAGATCGCGCCGCTGGTCGTCTTCCTCGCCAGCGACGAGTCGCAGTTCGTCACCGGCCAGGCCTATGCGGCCGACGGCGGCATCACCATATGAACCAGCTCGACTTTCGCGACCGGCATGCGGTCGTGACCGGCGGCGCCACCGGGCTGGGGCGCGGCATCGCGCAGCGGCTCATCGCCTCGGGCGGCACCGTCACGCTGTGGGACCGCGATGCCGAGGCCGCGGAGAAGGCGGCCTGGGCACTGGGGCCTGGGGCTTCCGCGCTGAAGGTCGATGTCGCCCGGCAGTCCGCGGTCGCCGGGGCGGTCGCGGCCACGCTGGCGCAGGCGGGGCGTATCGACGCGCTGGTCAACAGCGCCGGCGTCACCGGGCCCAACGTCAAGCTGTGGGACTACCCGGTCGACGCCTGGCGCGAAGTGATGGAGGTCAACCTCGACGGCGTCTTTCTCTGCTGCCGCGAGGTCGTGCCGCAGATGCGCAAGCAGGGCTACGGGCGCATCGTCAATATCGCCTCGGTCGCGGGCAAGGACGGCAACCCCAATGCCAGCGCCTACAGCGCGAGCAAGGCGGCCGTGATCGCGCTCACCAAGTCGCTCGGCAAGGAGCTGGCCGACGCGGGCGTGCGCGTCAACTGCGTGACGCCCGCCGCGGTCAAGACGGCGATCTTCGAGCAGATGACGCCGGAGCACATCGCCTTCATGCTCTCGAAGATTCCGATGGGCCGCTTCGGCACGGTGGAGGAGGTTGCCGCCATGGTGGCCTGGCTTTGCACCGAAGATTGCTCTTTTTCCACGGGCGCCGTGTTCGACCTGTCCGGCGGCCGCTCGACTTACTAGCCTGCAAGAAGAAAGGACCTCATGAAACTCGTTCGTTATGGCAATCCGGGGAAGGAGAAGCCCGGCCTCGTCGACGACAACGGCCAGTTGCGTGATCTCAGCGCGGTGGTCGCCGACATCGGTCCCGGGCAGCTCGGCGATGCCGCGCTGGCCAAGCTGCGCAAGCTCAAGCTCGACAAGCTGCCGCTGGTCAGGGGCAAGCCGCGCTATGGCTGCCCGGTAGCCAATGTCGGCAAGTTCATCGCCATCGGCCTCAACTACGCCGACCACGCGGCCGAATCGGGCCTGCCGATCCCGGCCGAGCCCGTGGTCTTCATGAAGGCCAACAGCTGCGTCCAGGGGCCGAACGATCCCGTCATGCTGCCCAAGAATTCGGTCAAGACCGATTGGGAGGTGGAGCTGGGCGTGGTGATCGGCGCGACCGCGCGCTATGTCTCGCAGAAGAGCGCGCTCGACTGCGTGGCCGGCTACTGCGTGATCAACGACGTGAGCGAGCGCGAGTACCAGATCGAGCGCGGCGGTACCTGGGACAAGGGCAAGGGCTGCGACACCTTCGGCCCCATCGGCCCCTGGTTGGTGACGCGCGACGAGGTGCCCAACCCGCAGCGGCTCGCGATGTGGCTGGATCTCAACGGCAAGCGCATGCAGACCGGCAACACGAAGACGATGATCTTCAACGTCGCCAGGATCGTGAGCTATGTGAGCCAGTTCATGACGCTGGTGCCCGGCGACGTGATCACCACCGGCACCCCGCCCGGCGTGGGACTGGGCATGAAGCCGCCGCTCTATCTGAAGAAGGGCGACGTCATGACGCTGGGGATCGAAGGGCTTGGCGAGCAACGCCAGGAAGTGGTTGCGTTCAAGGCTTGATGGGCTGATAGCGTGACGGCTTGCCTGGCGGTCCGCTGGGGCGCACTGCCGCCCCGCACACCCACAGGCGCCTTTGCAGCGCGCAATCACGCATCAATGCGCATCGTCGATAGCGCTTTGCAGCCTACTTGGCGGTCGGCATCACGAACTCGGCCCCCTTCGGCGTGCTCTCCGGCCAGCGCTGCATGATCGACTTCTGGCGCGTGTAGAAGCGCACGCCTTCTTCGCCGTAGGCGTGCATGTCGCCGAACAGCGAGCGCTTCCAGCCGCCGAAGCCGTGCCAGGCCATGGGCACGGGGATCGGCACGTTGATGCCCACCATGCCCACTTCGATGCGCCGCGAGAACTCGCGCGCCACGTTGCCGTCGCGAGTGAAGCAGGCCACGCCGTTGCCGAACTCGTGGGCGTTGACGAGCTCCACGGCCTCCTTGAGGTCGTGCACGCGCACGCAAGAGAGCACCGGGCCGAAGATCTCTTCCTTGTAGATGCGCATTTCGGGCGTGACATGGTCGAAGAGCGTGCCGCCCATCCAGAAGCCACCGGACGTGTCGGTCCCGCTGCCTTTGCCCGCTTGCCCGCCGTCGAACTTGCGGCCGTCGAAGACCAGCTTCGCGCCTTCCTGCTCCCCCAGCGCGATGTAGCCGGTGATGCGCTCGTGCGCGGCGCGGCTGACGATCGGACCCATCTCGGCCTCGAGGTTCATGCCGTCGAGTACCTTCAAGGTCCGGGCGCGTTCGGCCAGCATCGGCACCAGCTTGTCGGCCACGTCGCCCACCAGCACGGCGACGCTGATGGCCATGCAGCGTTCGCCGGCCGAGCCGTAGCCGGCGCCGATCAGCGCGTCCACCGCCTGCTCCAGGTCGGCATCGGGCATGACCACCATGTGGTTCTTGGCGCCGCCCAGTGCCTGCACGCGCTTGCCGAGCCGCGCGCCGGTCTCGTAGATGTAGTTGGCGATCGGGGTGGAGCCGACGAAGCTCACGGCCTTGACGTCGGGGTGCTCCAGCAGCGCATCGACAGCTTCCTTGTCGCCCTGCACCACGTTGAACACGCCGTCGGGCAGGCCTGCCTCCTTCAGCAGCTCGGCAATGCGCAGCGAAGGGCTGGGATCGATCGGGCTGGGCTTGAGGATGAAGCTGTTGCCGGCTGCGATGGCAACCGGGAACATCCACATCGGCACCATCACCGGAAAGTTGAAGGGCGTGATGCCTGCCACCACGCCCAGGGGCTGACGCATCGTCCAGTTGTCGATGCCGGTGGAAACCTGGTCGGTGTAGTCGCCTTTCAGCAGCTGCGGAATGCCGCAGGCGAATTCGACGATGTCGATCCCGCGCGCGACCTCGCCTTGCGCATCGGTGAAGACCTTGCCGTGCTCCGCGGTGATCAGGCGGGCCAGCTCGTCCCGGTTCTTGTTGAGCAGCTCCAGGAACTTGAACATCACCCGTGCGCGCCGGATCGGCGGCGTGTCGGCCCATGCCGGGAACGCCGCGCGGGCAGTGGCGACGGCTCCATCCACGTCGGCGCGCGCGGCGAGCGACACGCGGCCGGTGACGGCGCCCGTGGCGGGGTTGAAGACGTCCTGCGCGCGCTCGGAGGCGCCGCCGGCGCGCTGGCCGCCGATGAAGTGCGCGATGGGCGTGGGGGTGGAAGGCTGCTTGGTCATGGCGGTTCTCCTGCGGTTGCTTCCGAGTCCTGGAAGTCTGCCGAGTCTAGGAAGCACGACGCATCCTGCCTAGGCGACAGCACTGAATTGATTGTTCGCACGGGTGAACAATAGAGGCATGAATGACAAAAATATAGAACTGCTCTGGACCCATCTCCATTGGCTGACCGTGCTGGAGCAGCAGGGCAGCTTCACGGCTGCCGCGGCCCGCCTTGGCGTGAGCAAGGCGGCGATGAGCCAGCGCATCGCCGAGCTGGAGCGCGCCGCCGGCGTGCCCTTGGTGCGCCGCACAACCCGCAGCGTGCGCCTCACCGACGCCGGCCAGCGGCTGGTGGACGACACGCGCGCGCCCTTCGAGCAGATCGCCCATAGCTTTGCCGGCGTGCGCGACCTGGCGGGCGTGCCCCGCGGCCTCTTGCGGGTCACCGCTCCGGTGGCGTTCGCGCGCCAGCAACTGGTGCCGCGGGTGGCTGATTTCCTGCGTGCCAACCCCGAGGTGCGGCTGGCGCTGGACCTGTCGGACCGGCTCAGCGCGCTGGCGGTCGAAGGATTCGACCTCGCGATCCGGCATGCGGCTTCGGTGCCGGATACGCACGTCTGCTGGCGGCTGTGCGCCACGCGCTCGGTGCTGGTCGCGAGCCGGGCCTACCTGCGCCGCCGCCCTGCGCCGCAGACGCCACAGGAACTGTCGAAGCACGACTGCCTGCATTACCCGCGCGCGCAGGACCAGCCGGCGTGGACGCTGGAGTCGTCGAACGGGCGGCGCTCGGTCGAACGCGTCACGATTCCGGTCGCCGGGCCCTTTGCTGCCAACAACAGCGAGGCCCTGCGCGATGCGGCGCTGGCCGGCCTGGGCATCGCGCTGGTTCCGGACTTCAGCGCCCAGGCCGCGCTGCAGGCCGGCAAGCTGGTGCAGGTGCTGCCGCAGTGGACGCCGGTCGGCGCCTTTGCGGAGCAGCTCTTTGCCGTGCGCCCCTACGCCAGCCATGTGCCGCGCGCCGTGACGGTGTTCGTGGCATGGCTGAGGGACTCGTTGAAGGATGGGTTTGCGGCCTGAGCCGCTCGACGCGCCTGAAACTTCGCAACCCAAGCGTCCGGGATTTCTTGCCGGCCAGGCCAGCGGCATCGATGCATCAACGGCGTGCCGGAGGTGCGGCCTCAAATGTCCCATTGACAGCACATTCGAAGTGGTCAACGATCCCGCCCATGTCGCTGATGCCCTTGCCCAAGTACCACCAGATCTACCTGGTGCTGCGCGAGCAGCTGGGAGAAGGGCGCTTCGCCGATGGGGTGCCCGGCGAGCTGGCGTTGATGGCGCAGTTCGGCGTGGCCCGCGTGACGGTGCGGCGTGCGCTGGAGCGGCTGTCGTCCGAAGGCCTGATTTCGCGCAACCCGGGGCGCCGCACCCGCCCGGTGCAGCCGCCGGCAACGGCCGAGCCGCGCGAGGGTGAAAGCCAGACCCGTGCCAACCTGCACGGACTGCTCGAGAACCTGGTCACCATGGGCCTGCGCACCTCGGTCAAGGTGATCGACGTGGCGACCGTGTCGGCATCCAGCCAGGTGGCCGAGGCCCTCCAGATCCAACTGGGCGATGCGGTGCAGAAGGCGGTGCGCGTGCGCTCGACGCGCGAGGGACCGCTGTCTCACATCACCACCTACGTGCCGGGCGATGTGGGGCGGCGCTTCGGCCGCCGCGAGCTTTCCAAGAAGCCGATCCTGGTGCTCCTGGAGGAGGCCGGCGTCAAGGTCGGGCGCGCGCATCAGACCATTTCCGCCCGCCTGGCGGACAACGTGCTGGCCGAGCACCTCGAGATCTCGGTCGGCTCCGCCCTGCTCGCGGTGCGTCGCCTGGTCTACGACCAGGACGAGAAGCCGGTGCAGTGGCTGCACGGTTTCTACCGGCCTGACCGCTATGCCTACGAGATGCAGCTGTCCCGCGTGGGCAGCATCGATGCCAAGGTCTGGGTCAGCAAGGACGTCTCCGCTCCATTCAATTAACCCGTGAAGGAAAGCCCCATGAGCACTCGCCGCCGCTTCATCTCGCAGTCCGCCGCGATGGCTTCCGCCGTCGCTCTCCCGCTGGTGGCCGGGGCGCAGCCGAAGACCGTCAAGGTCGGCGTGCTGCACCCGGTGACCGGTGCGCTCG is drawn from Variovorax sp. PBS-H4 and contains these coding sequences:
- a CDS encoding GntR family transcriptional regulator, translating into MPLPKYHQIYLVLREQLGEGRFADGVPGELALMAQFGVARVTVRRALERLSSEGLISRNPGRRTRPVQPPATAEPREGESQTRANLHGLLENLVTMGLRTSVKVIDVATVSASSQVAEALQIQLGDAVQKAVRVRSTREGPLSHITTYVPGDVGRRFGRRELSKKPILVLLEEAGVKVGRAHQTISARLADNVLAEHLEISVGSALLAVRRLVYDQDEKPVQWLHGFYRPDRYAYEMQLSRVGSIDAKVWVSKDVSAPFN